A window from Musa acuminata AAA Group cultivar baxijiao chromosome BXJ3-10, Cavendish_Baxijiao_AAA, whole genome shotgun sequence encodes these proteins:
- the LOC135650650 gene encoding LYR motif-containing protein At3g19508-like encodes MERALRAYMEVLRLVRRLPRETRPDYAKYARENFVNYRELDDSASLDELLQRAYTHTTWVLNKYSVDQSVADKLKEICCG; translated from the exons ATGGAGCGGGCGCTGAGGGCGTACATGGAGGTGCTGAGGCTGGTGCGGCGGCTCCCGCGGGAGACCAGGCCGGACTACGCCAAGTACGCGCGGGAGAACTTCGTCAATTACCGCGAGCTGGATGACTCCGCCTCGCTCGACGAGCTCCTGCAGCGAGCCTACACCCACACCACCTGGGTCCTCAACAAG TACTCCGTGGATCAGTCGGTCGCTGACAAGCTGAAGGAGATTTGCTGCGGCTGA